A portion of the Tamandua tetradactyla isolate mTamTet1 chromosome 16, mTamTet1.pri, whole genome shotgun sequence genome contains these proteins:
- the LOC143658774 gene encoding kallikrein-6-like, whose amino-acid sequence MAIRELTLTLVLIIAAWAEEKNKVVQGGPCSKTSHPYQAALYTSGHLLCGGVLIHPQWVLTAAHCKKPNLQVFLGKHNLQQRESSQQQSSVVRTVIHPGYDASTHDQDIMLLRLKTPVTLSGRIQPLTLERDCSANHTSCHILGWGKTANGDFPNTIQCAYVNLVPQEECEQAYPGQITENMVCAGDERHGKDSCQGDSGGPLVCGGRLRGLVSWGNVPCGSKEKPGVYTNVCRYVNWIQKTIQANWSSK is encoded by the exons ATGGCCATCAGGGAGCTGACTCTGACCCTGGTTCTCATCATTGCAG CCTGGGCAGAGGAGAAGAATAAGGTGGTGCAAGGGGGACCTTGCTCCAAGACTTCTCACCCCTACCAGGCCGCTCTCTATACTTCCGGCCACTTGCTCTGCGGGGGCGTCCTCATTCACCCACAGTGGGTCCTCACCGCAGCCCACTGCAAAAAACC GAATCTTCAGGTTTTCCTGGGGAAGCACAACCTTCAGCAAAGGGAGAGTTCCCAGCAGCAGAGCTCTGTGGTCCGGACCGTGATCCACCCAGGCTACGATGCCTCCACCCATGACCAGGATATCATGCTGTTACGCCTGAAAACTCCAGTCACTTTGTCTGGACGCATCCAACCCCTGACCTTGGAGAGGGACTGCTCGGCGAACCATACCAGCTGCCACATCCTGGGCTGGGGCAAGACAGCAAATG GTGATTTCCCCAACACCATCCAGTGTGCATACGTCAACCTGGTGCCCCAGGAAGAGTGTGAGCAGGCCTATCCCGGTCAGATCACCGAAAACATGGTGTGCGCTGGGGATGAAAGGCATGGGAAGGATTCTTGCCAG GGTGATTCCGGGGGCCCCCTGGTGTGCGGAGGCCGTCTCCGGGGTCTTGTATCATGGGGTAACGTCCCTTGTGGATCAAAGGAGAAGCCAGGGGTCTACACCAATGTCTGCAGATATGTCAACTGGATCCAAAAAACCATCCAGGCCAACTGGTCCTCCAAGTGA